A genomic stretch from Petrimonas mucosa includes:
- a CDS encoding TldD/PmbA family protein yields the protein MDRRNFIRTGSLALLGAATAPTFASSFAGNKNATPVLSAMEHFGVSDADVRKTLAAALEKGGDYADLFFEHTFSNSIGLQDGIVNRASSNIDFGMGVRVLSGDQTGYAYIENITLEEMLKAAGTAARIASSSVKAKPVPLTEKPIKSNYYAISTPWEGVVLKEKTPYLQKLNDKIFSLDKRVQKVSASLSDSTSHILFCNSEGVSYYDYRPMVTLSAVCIMEENGRFENSYSARAYRKGFEFLSDDMIDVIAREAVENTAILFKAIKPKGGEMPVVMGSGGSGILLHEAIGHAFEADFNRKNISIFSEQLNKKICNEHINVVDDGTIPFNRGSINIDDEGTYGQKTYIVKEGILTSYLHDRISAKHYGIPSTGNGRRESFRNMPMPRMRATYMEAGNVTESDIIASVKRGIFVDKFTNGQVQIGAGDFTFFVKSGYLIENGKLTQPIKDINIIGNGPKALADITMVADNAKIDNGTWTCGKDGQSCPVTCGMPSALVSKLTVGGES from the coding sequence ATGGACAGACGAAATTTCATCAGAACAGGCAGTCTTGCCCTTTTGGGTGCAGCGACTGCTCCTACCTTCGCTTCCTCTTTTGCCGGGAATAAGAACGCTACACCGGTGTTGTCGGCCATGGAGCATTTCGGTGTATCTGATGCTGATGTACGCAAAACATTGGCGGCAGCATTGGAAAAGGGAGGTGATTATGCCGATCTCTTCTTCGAACATACTTTCTCGAATAGCATCGGACTGCAGGACGGTATCGTGAACCGGGCCAGTTCTAACATCGATTTCGGGATGGGTGTCCGGGTGCTTTCCGGCGATCAGACCGGATATGCTTACATCGAAAACATCACGCTTGAGGAGATGCTGAAAGCAGCCGGGACTGCTGCCCGTATTGCCAGTAGCAGTGTCAAGGCGAAGCCGGTTCCGTTGACGGAAAAGCCGATCAAGTCAAATTACTACGCTATCTCCACACCTTGGGAAGGTGTCGTGCTGAAAGAGAAGACCCCTTACCTTCAAAAACTGAACGACAAGATCTTCTCTCTCGATAAACGGGTGCAAAAAGTATCCGCATCGCTCAGCGACAGCACTTCGCATATTCTCTTCTGCAATTCGGAGGGGGTCAGCTATTACGATTACCGACCGATGGTAACCTTGAGCGCGGTCTGCATTATGGAAGAAAACGGGAGGTTTGAGAACAGTTATTCGGCGAGAGCTTACCGGAAAGGGTTTGAATTCCTGTCGGACGATATGATCGACGTAATCGCCCGCGAAGCTGTGGAGAATACTGCCATCCTCTTCAAGGCCATCAAGCCCAAAGGCGGGGAGATGCCCGTCGTGATGGGGTCGGGTGGATCGGGAATCTTGTTGCATGAGGCGATCGGGCATGCCTTCGAGGCCGATTTCAACCGGAAGAATATCTCGATCTTTTCAGAACAACTCAACAAGAAGATCTGCAACGAACATATCAATGTGGTGGATGATGGAACGATCCCCTTCAACCGCGGGTCGATAAATATCGATGATGAGGGAACCTACGGCCAGAAGACCTACATTGTGAAGGAGGGTATCCTTACCAGTTACCTGCACGACCGGATCAGTGCGAAACACTATGGCATCCCATCCACCGGAAACGGCCGCCGTGAATCGTTCCGCAACATGCCGATGCCCCGCATGCGTGCAACCTACATGGAGGCGGGAAATGTGACGGAGTCTGATATTATTGCCTCGGTAAAGAGGGGAATCTTTGTGGACAAGTTCACCAACGGTCAGGTCCAGATCGGTGCCGGTGATTTTACCTTCTTTGTGAAATCGGGCTACCTGATCGAGAACGGAAAGTTGACCCAACCGATCAAGGATATCAATATTATCGGCAACGGACCGAAGGCATTGGCAGATATCACCATGGTGGCGGATAACGCCAAGATCGATAACGGCACATGGACATGTGGAAAGGATGGACAGTCGTGCCCGGTTACCTGCGGCATGCCGTCGGCATTGGTAAGTAAATTAACTGTAGGAGGTGAATCATGA
- a CDS encoding transglycosylase domain-containing protein, whose product MWRLFFLFVAANIVAFLLMSSGLIGYLPRIDELENPIDKYASQVISSDDQLLFTYSQTDENRIFVSYNELSPHLIHALVATEDRRYYSHSGIDFIGLGRAVFKTLLLQDESSGGGSTITQQLAKLLYSPKASNKLQRMFQKPIEWVIATKLERFYTKDEIINLYLNKYDFNYNAVGIESAARTYFNKRPIDLNIQESAMLVGMLKNSSYYNPIRREKITKERRDVVLTQMRKAGHLTSREVDSLQKLPIELNFNRADHVAIPAPYYRQHLAKVMMAVKPERKNYASWQKQQFTEDSLAWEVDPLYGWCNKNKKPDGSSYNIYTDGLKIYSTIDSRMQKYAEQAVREHLQYLQPQFNAEKRGKKYAPYSNSVANDVERFMQTAMKQTDRYRILKKQNWSEEKILSNFKDTPVEMKVFSWKGEIDTTMTPWDSIRYHKGYLRAGFMAMSPVTGHVKAYVGGPDFGHFKYDMVSSGKRQIGSTIKPYLYTLAMEEGLSPCDGMIHGPVTLIAETGEPWTPRNTREALNHFVTIKWGLQNSDNWVTAYLMSLFSPYAFARMLKSFGLKSPADPVVSLALGPNDASVYEMAGAYTAFVNRGIRVEPLLVTRIEDSYGNVVANFVPRMQEIFSETTSYKMLDMLKAVVDGGTGGRLRRVYNLKGEMGAKTGTTNDNSDAWFMSFTPEIVASAWVGGEEPSIHFDRMTYGQGAAAALPIHGLFYQRVYADPQLGYKDNGKFDIPADFQPCYDMERYSSDFYLNEQPIEQSEGIDDLFN is encoded by the coding sequence ATGTGGCGACTCTTCTTCCTCTTTGTCGCTGCAAATATTGTCGCTTTCTTGCTGATGTCATCCGGATTGATCGGATACCTGCCTCGCATCGACGAGCTGGAGAACCCTATCGACAAGTATGCGTCGCAGGTAATTTCATCGGACGATCAGCTCCTGTTTACCTATTCGCAGACCGATGAAAACCGGATCTTTGTAAGTTACAACGAACTCTCTCCTCATCTTATCCATGCGCTTGTAGCAACAGAAGACCGTCGCTACTATTCCCATTCGGGAATCGATTTTATCGGTTTGGGCCGTGCCGTTTTCAAGACGTTGCTGCTTCAGGATGAGAGTAGCGGTGGTGGCAGTACCATTACCCAGCAGTTGGCCAAACTGCTCTACTCTCCCAAAGCGAGCAACAAGCTGCAACGCATGTTCCAGAAGCCCATCGAGTGGGTGATTGCCACGAAGCTGGAGCGGTTCTATACCAAAGACGAGATCATCAATCTTTATCTCAACAAGTATGACTTTAACTACAATGCGGTAGGGATTGAATCGGCGGCGCGCACCTATTTCAACAAGCGGCCTATCGACCTGAACATTCAGGAGTCGGCCATGCTTGTGGGGATGTTGAAGAACTCGTCGTACTACAACCCGATCAGGCGGGAAAAGATAACCAAGGAGCGGCGCGATGTGGTGCTGACGCAAATGCGTAAGGCGGGACATCTCACTTCAAGGGAGGTAGATTCGCTTCAGAAACTGCCTATCGAGCTGAACTTCAATCGTGCCGACCACGTAGCTATCCCTGCTCCCTACTACCGCCAGCACCTGGCCAAGGTGATGATGGCGGTGAAGCCTGAGCGGAAAAATTATGCATCGTGGCAAAAACAGCAGTTTACCGAAGATTCGCTTGCCTGGGAGGTCGATCCGCTTTATGGCTGGTGCAACAAGAACAAGAAGCCGGACGGTTCTAGTTACAACATCTATACCGATGGTCTGAAGATCTACTCCACCATCGATTCACGCATGCAGAAATATGCCGAACAGGCTGTCCGGGAGCATCTGCAGTATCTGCAACCCCAGTTTAACGCGGAAAAGCGGGGCAAGAAATATGCTCCCTACTCCAACAGCGTGGCGAACGATGTCGAGAGATTCATGCAGACAGCCATGAAGCAGACCGACCGCTACCGGATTCTGAAAAAACAGAACTGGAGTGAGGAGAAGATATTGAGCAATTTCAAGGATACCCCGGTAGAGATGAAAGTATTCTCTTGGAAGGGAGAGATTGACACTACAATGACTCCGTGGGACTCCATCCGTTACCACAAGGGATACCTCCGGGCAGGATTCATGGCGATGAGCCCCGTGACGGGTCATGTGAAAGCCTATGTGGGAGGTCCCGATTTCGGCCATTTCAAGTACGATATGGTAAGCAGCGGGAAAAGGCAGATCGGTTCGACGATCAAGCCCTATCTCTATACATTGGCAATGGAGGAGGGGTTGAGTCCCTGCGATGGGATGATTCACGGACCGGTAACCCTGATTGCCGAGACCGGTGAGCCCTGGACGCCACGCAATACCAGGGAGGCGCTTAACCATTTTGTGACCATAAAATGGGGATTGCAAAACTCCGATAACTGGGTGACTGCCTATCTGATGAGCCTTTTCTCGCCCTACGCTTTTGCGCGGATGTTGAAATCCTTCGGATTGAAGAGCCCCGCCGATCCGGTTGTCTCACTGGCGTTGGGTCCGAACGATGCTTCGGTGTACGAGATGGCTGGAGCCTATACGGCGTTTGTCAACCGTGGCATCAGGGTTGAACCGCTGCTGGTTACCCGGATCGAGGACTCCTACGGGAATGTGGTGGCCAACTTTGTCCCCAGAATGCAGGAGATCTTCAGTGAAACTACCTCCTACAAGATGCTCGATATGCTCAAGGCGGTGGTCGACGGAGGCACGGGCGGACGACTGCGCCGCGTCTACAACCTGAAAGGAGAGATGGGGGCCAAGACCGGAACGACCAACGACAATTCAGATGCCTGGTTCATGTCGTTCACACCCGAAATCGTGGCTTCGGCCTGGGTAGGAGGTGAAGAGCCTTCCATCCATTTCGACCGCATGACATACGGTCAGGGGGCAGCCGCAGCACTACCGATTCACGGATTGTTCTATCAGCGGGTCTATGCCGATCCTCAACTGGGTTACAAAGATAATGGCAAATTCGATATTCCTGCCGATTTTCAGCCCTGCTATGACATGGAGCGCTACTCGTCCGATTTCTACCTGAATGAACAACCGATAGAGCAGAGCGAGGGTATCGACGACCTGTTCAATTAG
- a CDS encoding IS4 family transposase, translating into MNKSTYFFGQSVFGQLISMIDSGIIARNSKRHKADHYVKRFMAKDHLISMLFCVFAKCSSLREVAGAMLGLSGKTRHFQLGHIPYRSTLSDANKRRSVDFFSGVYHDLLREYQHVISDTRFKAVLNKQVEIFDSTVISLFQDILKCVGRTPSNGKRKGGIKVHTVINVDEPVPKMVWFTSAATHDHALLKKLSPDDNTIYVFDKGYNDYKAFKLFGKKGAGFVTRIKDDAVYKVEQELHVEECIHSGVLEDTIIEVTVKEDDGQGKLMLRKVVFYDRVLKRKFEFLTNLFDLRPDMIAALYKIRWQIELLFR; encoded by the coding sequence ATGAACAAAAGTACTTATTTTTTCGGACAATCGGTTTTCGGACAGCTCATATCTATGATAGATTCAGGAATCATCGCTCGAAACAGCAAACGCCACAAGGCTGATCATTACGTGAAACGTTTCATGGCCAAGGATCACCTCATAAGCATGTTATTTTGTGTTTTCGCCAAATGCTCCTCCCTGCGAGAGGTGGCGGGCGCAATGCTCGGTCTTTCAGGCAAGACCAGGCATTTCCAACTCGGCCACATACCCTACAGGAGCACATTGTCGGACGCCAACAAGCGCCGGAGTGTTGATTTCTTCTCGGGCGTGTATCACGATTTGCTCCGCGAGTATCAACACGTGATCTCGGACACCCGGTTCAAGGCCGTGTTGAACAAGCAGGTCGAGATCTTCGACAGCACGGTCATCAGCTTGTTTCAGGACATCCTGAAGTGCGTCGGCAGAACACCCTCTAACGGTAAACGCAAAGGGGGGATCAAGGTGCACACCGTCATCAATGTGGACGAGCCCGTTCCCAAGATGGTATGGTTCACGTCCGCCGCCACGCACGACCACGCGCTGTTGAAGAAACTCAGCCCCGACGACAACACCATTTACGTCTTCGACAAGGGATACAACGACTACAAGGCCTTCAAGCTGTTCGGTAAGAAGGGGGCCGGCTTCGTCACCCGCATCAAGGACGACGCCGTTTACAAGGTGGAACAAGAGCTTCACGTTGAAGAATGTATTCATAGCGGCGTGCTGGAGGACACCATCATAGAGGTGACCGTCAAGGAGGACGATGGGCAGGGCAAGCTGATGTTGCGCAAGGTGGTGTTCTACGACAGGGTGTTGAAACGCAAG
- a CDS encoding BlaI/MecI/CopY family transcriptional regulator → MERLTPQEEKIMLHIWRIGKCAIKDVHERLEDPKLPYTTVASVFNNLEKKGYLCKSRSGNMKVFTPKISETAYKKYFLSGVVKSYFDNSYKELVSFFAKEQKISSEELAEIIRLIEQNQKKEK, encoded by the coding sequence ATGGAAAGATTGACTCCTCAGGAAGAAAAGATCATGCTTCACATATGGCGCATTGGAAAGTGTGCCATAAAAGATGTCCACGAAAGGCTTGAAGATCCGAAACTACCCTACACCACCGTGGCGTCGGTATTCAACAATCTTGAGAAAAAGGGTTATCTCTGCAAATCGCGCTCCGGCAACATGAAGGTTTTTACACCGAAAATATCGGAAACAGCCTACAAAAAATATTTTCTGTCGGGAGTGGTGAAAAGTTATTTCGACAATTCCTATAAGGAGCTGGTATCGTTTTTTGCCAAGGAGCAGAAAATTTCGTCCGAAGAGCTGGCAGAGATTATCCGGCTAATCGAACAAAATCAAAAGAAGGAGAAATAG
- a CDS encoding TldD/PmbA family protein — MITDENKRLAQWAMEYALKNGCQAAKVSLYSGSNTSFELRDAKMDKLQQASESGMSLYLYVDGRYGTYSTNRLDKKELESFIRNGIESTRYLSKDEARVLPDASRYYKGGKPDLQLLDPKFSKVHPDEKVALAKAIAEEAMGRDSRIISVESSYGDGESYGYQITSNGFEGETRQSWYSLSASVSVKGEGETRPSSYWYESSLYFDDLIKKGIGQKALERTLQKIGQRKSSSGKYTMVVDPMNSGQLLRPMLSAIYGSALQQKNSFLLDKIGEKVGSDKFTLLDEPHLIGASGARYFDSEGVATERRTVFDKGVLKTYYIDTYNAKKMGVEPTVANPSIMVMQTGEKDLNGLVAGVDRGILVTGFNGGNSNSSTGDFSYGIEGFLIEKGKLTQPLSEMNVTGNMITLWSSLVETGNDPRLTSSWRIPSLVFEGVDFSGL; from the coding sequence ATGATAACAGACGAAAATAAGAGACTGGCGCAATGGGCCATGGAGTATGCCCTGAAGAACGGTTGCCAGGCAGCAAAAGTATCACTATACTCGGGGTCAAACACATCTTTTGAACTTCGGGATGCAAAGATGGATAAACTACAGCAGGCTTCCGAAAGCGGAATGAGCCTTTATCTCTATGTCGACGGACGTTACGGCACCTATTCCACCAACCGGTTGGATAAAAAGGAGCTGGAGTCGTTTATCAGGAACGGCATAGAATCAACGCGCTACCTGTCGAAGGATGAAGCTCGTGTTCTACCCGACGCCTCACGTTACTACAAAGGGGGTAAACCCGACCTGCAACTGCTCGATCCCAAGTTCAGCAAGGTGCATCCCGATGAAAAGGTTGCACTGGCAAAGGCAATTGCCGAAGAGGCAATGGGCCGGGATAGCCGGATCATCTCGGTGGAATCGTCGTATGGCGACGGGGAGAGTTACGGTTACCAGATTACCAGCAACGGATTCGAGGGTGAGACTCGTCAGTCCTGGTATTCGCTTTCGGCAAGTGTTTCAGTGAAAGGCGAGGGAGAGACCCGTCCGTCGTCCTATTGGTACGAATCGTCGCTCTACTTTGATGACCTGATCAAGAAAGGAATAGGGCAGAAGGCGCTGGAACGCACCCTGCAAAAGATTGGACAGAGAAAGAGCTCTTCGGGCAAGTACACGATGGTGGTTGACCCGATGAATTCTGGGCAACTGTTGCGTCCTATGCTAAGCGCAATTTATGGTTCCGCACTGCAACAGAAAAACTCTTTCCTTTTAGATAAAATCGGTGAGAAGGTTGGGAGCGACAAGTTCACGTTGCTCGATGAACCCCACCTTATAGGTGCCTCGGGGGCACGTTACTTCGATAGCGAAGGGGTGGCCACGGAACGCCGGACTGTTTTTGACAAAGGGGTGCTGAAGACATATTACATCGATACCTATAATGCAAAAAAGATGGGAGTCGAGCCTACGGTTGCCAATCCCTCGATAATGGTCATGCAGACTGGGGAGAAGGATCTGAACGGACTGGTTGCCGGAGTGGATCGGGGAATCCTGGTTACCGGATTCAATGGAGGAAACAGCAACAGCTCAACCGGCGATTTTTCATACGGGATTGAGGGATTTCTTATTGAAAAGGGTAAACTGACCCAACCCCTTTCGGAGATGAATGTTACCGGAAACATGATCACATTATGGAGTTCACTGGTGGAGACCGGAAACGATCCGCGACTGACTTCATCGTGGCGTATCCCCTCATTGGTTTTTGAAGGGGTTGATTTCAGCGGTCTGTAA